In Clostridium sporogenes, one genomic interval encodes:
- a CDS encoding FAD:protein FMN transferase has translation MKIKYVTILLLCICSPLVFVGCDSKSEEPVSRETYLMGTIINIKAYGKNADKAVQASVDKISDIENKMSLNISTSEVNKINKNAGITPVKVSKNTFDVVKASLIYSEKTKGSFDITVEPLVSLWGIGTDKARIPSKDEISNALKLINYKDVVMNEKESTVMLKRKGQAIDLGAIAKGYAADELKEVLLNHNISSAFLSLGGNVYVLGNKPDKTPWNIGVQNPLRPRGNPLGIVSISDKSIVTSGNYERFFEKNGKRYHHIFDTKTGYPAEKGLISVSIISDKSIDGDALSTSVYTLGLDEGKKLIESLKGVEAIFVTNDKKVYITSGLKDTFKLEDSSFKLQNK, from the coding sequence GTGAAAATTAAATATGTTACTATACTTCTTCTATGTATTTGTTCGCCTTTAGTTTTTGTAGGTTGTGATTCTAAATCAGAGGAGCCTGTATCTAGAGAAACTTATCTTATGGGAACTATAATAAATATTAAAGCCTATGGGAAAAATGCTGATAAGGCAGTACAGGCTTCTGTGGATAAAATTTCTGATATAGAAAATAAAATGTCTCTTAATATATCTACTAGTGAAGTTAATAAAATTAATAAAAATGCTGGAATAACTCCTGTTAAAGTAAGTAAAAATACTTTTGATGTAGTAAAAGCTTCATTAATATATAGTGAAAAAACTAAAGGTTCCTTTGACATAACTGTAGAACCATTAGTATCTCTTTGGGGTATTGGAACAGACAAAGCAAGAATCCCATCTAAAGATGAGATAAGCAATGCCTTAAAACTTATAAATTATAAGGATGTTGTTATGAACGAAAAGGAATCCACCGTTATGCTTAAAAGGAAAGGTCAGGCTATAGATTTAGGAGCTATCGCTAAAGGATATGCTGCCGATGAATTAAAAGAAGTTTTGTTAAACCACAATATTAGTTCTGCTTTTTTAAGTCTTGGTGGAAATGTATATGTTTTAGGAAATAAACCAGACAAAACCCCTTGGAACATAGGTGTTCAAAATCCTTTAAGACCAAGAGGAAATCCTTTAGGTATAGTATCTATTTCTGATAAATCTATTGTTACTTCTGGTAATTACGAAAGATTTTTTGAAAAAAACGGGAAAAGATATCATCATATATTCGATACTAAAACAGGCTATCCTGCAGAGAAAGGTCTTATTAGTGTTTCTATAATATCCGATAAATCCATAGACGGTGATGCATTATCTACAAGTGTTTATACTTTAGGCTTAGATGAAGGTAAAAAATTAATAGAAAGCTTAAAAGGTGTAGAGGCTATATTTGTAACCAATGATAAAAAAGTTTATATAACCTCTGGACTCAAAGACACATTTAAATTAGAAGACTCAAGTTTTAAACTACAAAATAAATAG
- a CDS encoding NusG domain II-containing protein: protein MKKGDKIVKYIVSILLALSVISIIFFKFFVKSENAVAVIKQNGKIIEKIDLSKVKEKKELKINYNDKDHKGYNTIEIDKGSIRFIDADCPDKVCVKSGVLKKPGETAACLPHKLIITIEKNNDKVDGVSY from the coding sequence ATGAAAAAAGGTGATAAAATTGTAAAATATATAGTTTCTATTCTATTAGCTTTAAGCGTAATAAGCATTATTTTCTTCAAATTCTTTGTAAAATCTGAAAATGCTGTAGCTGTAATAAAACAGAATGGTAAAATTATAGAAAAAATTGATTTATCTAAGGTAAAAGAAAAAAAAGAATTAAAAATTAATTATAATGATAAAGATCATAAGGGTTATAATACTATAGAGATAGATAAAGGCTCTATTAGATTTATTGATGCGGATTGTCCTGATAAGGTTTGTGTAAAATCAGGTGTATTAAAGAAACCTGGAGAAACGGCTGCTTGTCTTCCTCATAAACTTATAATTACTATTGAAAAAAATAATGATAAAGTAGACGGAGTTTCTTATTAA
- a CDS encoding Gx transporter family protein translates to MKNKNYNTRKMIFLSLMVGIALIIYIIEAQIPVLFPGIKLGLANVISLVTLIMLGGYEALLVMFLRTLLGSMFAGNMSSFMFSLAGGFLSNIIMIILYYKFKENLSLSSISICGAIFHNIGQLFIAAFVVKDFRIYVYLPVLMISGIITGYFIGLCTKHLNKNLGNVKLFNELK, encoded by the coding sequence ATGAAAAATAAAAATTATAATACTAGAAAAATGATTTTTTTAAGTTTGATGGTAGGTATAGCATTAATTATATACATAATAGAGGCTCAAATACCTGTACTTTTTCCTGGCATTAAACTAGGTCTTGCTAATGTTATTTCACTAGTTACCTTAATTATGCTAGGTGGATATGAAGCCCTATTGGTTATGTTTCTAAGAACCCTTTTAGGCTCTATGTTTGCAGGAAATATGTCTTCTTTTATGTTTAGCCTAGCTGGTGGTTTTTTAAGTAATATTATTATGATTATACTTTATTATAAATTTAAAGAAAACTTAAGTTTAAGTTCCATAAGCATTTGCGGTGCTATCTTTCACAATATAGGTCAACTCTTTATAGCAGCCTTTGTGGTAAAAGATTTTAGAATATATGTGTATTTACCAGTACTTATGATTTCCGGTATAATAACAGGCTATTTTATAGGCCTATGCACTAAACATCTTAATAAAAATTTGGGCAATGTAAAACTATTTAATGAACTAAAATAA
- a CDS encoding cell wall-binding repeat-containing protein, with protein MLKKNKKILSVITATLVMVIGISFTNVQAASIKRMNGTNRIDTANKTAKEIFQKSEAVILVNGTGYADAVSSAPLSRLLNAPILLTENKGALESEVLKTISDLQNVKKIYIVGGTGVVSTTIESSLKSKGFQVTRYDGQKYSDKTRYGTNARVAEEILRLSPKSKTGILVNGQDGYADALSVASVAATNGYPVLFGNTKSVPNVVKNNIISKNKLQILAVGGSGVLPSSVVSSVNGTKITSDAQSKNRFQTNLAVLEYFKGKGGLDFSHVYIAAGGQGGKAGQGQFADALVASAAAAKTGSPLVLSGLGAGTTEIANAEKFVETNIEDEGNLVIVGGKASVSEAVEQKLDEKVGDFRILDIF; from the coding sequence ATGTTAAAGAAGAATAAAAAAATTCTTTCAGTTATAACTGCTACTTTAGTAATGGTAATAGGAATCTCTTTTACTAATGTACAAGCAGCTTCTATAAAAAGAATGAATGGAACTAACAGAATAGATACAGCTAACAAAACAGCAAAAGAAATATTCCAAAAATCAGAGGCTGTTATTTTAGTAAATGGTACAGGCTATGCAGATGCAGTAAGTTCAGCACCACTTTCAAGATTATTAAATGCTCCAATACTTTTAACTGAAAATAAAGGAGCATTAGAGTCAGAGGTGCTAAAAACTATAAGTGACTTACAAAATGTTAAAAAAATATATATAGTTGGTGGTACTGGCGTTGTATCTACAACTATAGAAAGTTCATTAAAAAGTAAGGGGTTCCAAGTTACACGTTACGATGGACAAAAATATAGTGACAAAACAAGATATGGAACTAATGCCAGAGTGGCAGAAGAAATATTAAGATTAAGTCCTAAATCAAAAACAGGGATTTTGGTAAATGGACAAGATGGATATGCAGATGCATTATCTGTAGCTTCAGTAGCAGCTACTAATGGTTATCCAGTATTATTTGGAAATACTAAAAGTGTACCAAATGTAGTAAAAAATAATATAATATCAAAAAACAAATTACAGATTCTTGCAGTAGGTGGTAGTGGTGTGTTACCTTCCTCTGTGGTTAGTTCTGTAAATGGTACAAAGATAACTTCAGATGCTCAATCTAAAAACAGATTTCAAACTAATCTAGCAGTGCTAGAATATTTTAAAGGTAAAGGTGGATTAGACTTTAGTCATGTATATATAGCAGCAGGAGGACAAGGCGGAAAAGCTGGACAAGGTCAATTTGCAGATGCTCTAGTAGCTTCAGCAGCAGCAGCTAAAACAGGCTCACCATTAGTTCTAAGTGGATTAGGAGCAGGTACAACAGAAATAGCTAATGCAGAAAAATTTGTTGAAACTAATATAGAGGACGAGGGTAACTTAGTTATTGTTGGAGGAAAAGCTTCAGTATCCGAGGCAGTGGAACAAAAATTAGATGAAAAAGTAGGAGATTTTAGAATATTAGATATATTTTAA